The Planifilum fimeticola genomic sequence GGGATTTCCGGCAATCGTCGAAGACGATGGGAGGCGATGTTTCTCCGAGCACACGCCCCTCAAGTGAAGCCGAGGGGGAAAAAGGCCTCCGCCTGACGCTTTGTCAACAGCCTGAACCCCGACCCATGGCCCGGTTGAGACTGGCGACATACCGCGCGCCAAAGGCTCTTTAAAAATTGATGTTGGGGAAAGGGAGTGTGCCGCCGGGTACCTTGGCCATATGAACGAAACAAAACGGTACACCCCCTTTCGGCATCCGATGGGGATGGTTGGTTTCACAACTTCCTCGGCCCTATCAGCAGGGGTCGCTCTGTGAAAAACCGCTCCCACCTATACTCTGTCAACAACCGGGCCCTTCGGCCCGGCTTTCATTTTCCGACAGGCTCCTCCATCTCCGGCACGCCCTTGATCGCCGACCAAAATTGATTCCCTTAGCTTCTCCGGCCTCCCGCAACCGGTCCATTTTCTTTGTGATGCTGACCCCTATTGACAAGGATACCGGCTGACTATAAAATACGGCTATAAACAGTTCGTATATGAACAGTTCAAATTGGAAAATAGGGGTGGTTAAGATGAATCCGGAAGAGCAAACAGACGGACAACCAAGAGAGATATTGCGCACGTTTTGGCGAGTGAATACTTACCTGAGAAAAATAGCCCACAAAACGGCGACGGACAATAGGCTGTCTCTGCCCCAATTTTTTCTTTTGATGACGATTGGGCCGCTTGAATCGACAACACAGAAACAACTCGGACAAATGACGAGGTTTCCGAAGAGCACATTGAGCCAGGCCGTGGAAGGGCTTGTGCAGGCGGAATTCTTGGATCGACGGCCGGTCGAAGAGAATCGGAGGGAAATGCAACTTACCCTCACCGATAAGGGAAGGGCCATGTACGAGAACATTCGGCAACATAAAGGTTATGCCAATAATGTTTTTGAAGCGGCCGTGAGAACGCTCAGCGAAAAGCAACAAAAAGAACTGCTCGACTACCTGAGCAGAATTGAGAGCTATTTGGAAAAAGCCCTTATGGAGCAAGGGGAATGACCTATGATAAAAATATTGAAAAATCTCAAGGTGTATAAGTGGATTGTCCTTTCGGTCTTCGCCTGCGTCTTTATCGAGTCGATGGCCAATCTGTATTTGCCGACGCTGATGTCGGACATTATCGACAAAGGGGTCGTTGTCGGCAACAAACCCTATATATGGAAAATGGGCGGGCTCATGCTTTTCATTTCCGCGATTGGAGCGCTTGCGTCCATTGCCGCAAGCTACTTCTCATCAAGCGCAGCGATGGGCTTCGGGCGCGACCTTCGCCGGAAAGTATTTGTCCACGTGTTGAACTTTTCATTGCAGGAATTTGACCGGGTGGGAACCGCCTCGCTCATTACGAGAACAACCAACGATATTACCCAACTCCAACAAGTCGTGATCATGCTTTTCCGGATGATTGCAAGCGCCCCGATCATGTTTATCGGCGGGTTAATCATGGCGCTTTCGAAGGACGCCAAATTATCGCTCATTCTTGTGGCGACGATGCCGATTTTGGTGGGAGCCATCTTTTTGATCATGTCGAAAGCCATTCCGCTCTTCCGGATGGTGCAAAAACGCTTGGACCGGTTGAATTTGGTACTGCGTGAAAACTTGACCGGCATTCGCGTCATTCGTGCTTTCAACAGGGAAAAACAGGAACAGGCTCGGCTGCAAAACGCCAATAAAGATTTGACGGACGTTTCGATCAAAGTCAATAAAGTGATGGCTTTCATGATGCCGATCATGATGCTCGTCATGAACTTGACGGTGGTTGCCGTCGTCTGGATCGGCGGCATTCGGATCGACCATGGCGCCATGCAGATCGGTGATTTGATGGCTTTTGTCCAATACATCATGCAAATCATG encodes the following:
- a CDS encoding MarR family winged helix-turn-helix transcriptional regulator, whose protein sequence is MNPEEQTDGQPREILRTFWRVNTYLRKIAHKTATDNRLSLPQFFLLMTIGPLESTTQKQLGQMTRFPKSTLSQAVEGLVQAEFLDRRPVEENRREMQLTLTDKGRAMYENIRQHKGYANNVFEAAVRTLSEKQQKELLDYLSRIESYLEKALMEQGE